Proteins found in one Pseudomonas mosselii genomic segment:
- the trxB gene encoding thioredoxin-disulfide reductase: MSEVRHSRVIILGSGPAGYSAAVYAARANLKPLLITGMQAGGQLTTTTEVDNWPGDPHGLTGPALMQRMQEHAERFETEIVFDHINAVDLANKPFTLRGDSGTYTCDALIVATGASARYLGLPSEETFMGKGVSACATCDGFFYRNKPVAVVGGGNTAVEEALYLANIASKVTLVHRRDTFRAEKILIDKLHARVAEGKIELKLNATLDEVLGDNMGVTGARLKNNDGSFDEIKVDGVFIAIGHTPNTSLFEGQLTLKDGYLVVHGGREGNATATNVEGVFAAGDVADHVYRQAITSAGAGCMAALDVERYLDGLANAAH; encoded by the coding sequence ATGTCTGAAGTACGTCATTCGCGCGTCATCATTCTCGGTTCCGGCCCTGCCGGTTACAGCGCCGCGGTGTACGCCGCCCGTGCCAACCTCAAGCCGCTGCTGATCACCGGCATGCAGGCCGGCGGCCAGCTGACTACCACCACCGAAGTCGACAACTGGCCGGGCGACCCCCACGGCCTGACCGGCCCGGCCCTGATGCAACGCATGCAGGAGCACGCCGAGCGCTTCGAGACCGAGATCGTCTTCGATCACATCAACGCCGTCGACCTGGCCAACAAGCCGTTTACCCTGCGCGGTGACAGCGGCACCTACACCTGCGACGCGCTGATCGTCGCCACCGGCGCCAGCGCCCGCTACCTGGGCCTGCCGTCGGAAGAAACCTTCATGGGCAAGGGTGTGTCGGCCTGCGCCACCTGCGACGGTTTCTTCTACCGCAACAAGCCGGTCGCCGTGGTCGGTGGCGGCAACACCGCCGTGGAAGAAGCTCTGTACCTGGCCAACATCGCCAGCAAGGTGACCCTGGTGCACCGCCGCGACACCTTCCGCGCCGAGAAGATCCTGATCGACAAGCTGCACGCCCGTGTCGCCGAAGGCAAGATCGAGCTCAAGCTCAATGCCACCCTGGATGAAGTGCTGGGTGACAACATGGGCGTGACCGGTGCGCGCCTGAAGAACAACGACGGCAGCTTCGACGAAATCAAGGTCGACGGCGTGTTCATCGCCATCGGCCACACCCCGAACACCTCGCTGTTCGAAGGCCAGCTGACCCTGAAGGACGGCTACCTGGTGGTCCACGGTGGCCGTGAAGGCAACGCCACCGCCACCAATGTCGAGGGCGTGTTCGCCGCTGGCGACGTGGCCGACCACGTCTACCGCCAGGCCATCACCTCGGCCGGTGCCGGCTGCATGGCGGCCCTGGACGTCGAGCGTTACCTGGACGGCCTGGCCAACGCCGCGCACTGA
- the nadC gene encoding carboxylating nicotinate-nucleotide diphosphorylase, which produces MPNLRLADLTAEIEANVRRALLEDIGSGDITAQLIPAERLAKATIITREDCVIAGTAWVDTVFRQLDPRVAVHWQVADGERATANQVLFHLEGPARSLLSGERTALNFLQMLSGVATRARFLADLVEGTQVRLLDTRKTLPGLRLAQKYAVTCGGCHNHRIGLYDAFLIKENHIAASGGVAEAVAAAHRIAPGKPVEIEVESLDELRQALAAGADIVMLDELTLDEMREAVSITAGKAKLEASGGVNETTLRVIAETGVDYISIGAMTKDVKAVDLSMRLSL; this is translated from the coding sequence ATGCCGAACCTACGCCTCGCCGACCTGACCGCCGAAATCGAAGCCAACGTGCGCCGCGCGCTGCTCGAGGACATCGGCAGCGGCGACATCACCGCCCAGCTGATCCCGGCCGAGCGCCTGGCCAAGGCGACCATCATCACCCGCGAGGACTGCGTGATCGCCGGCACCGCCTGGGTCGATACGGTGTTCCGCCAGCTCGACCCACGGGTGGCGGTGCACTGGCAGGTGGCCGACGGCGAGCGGGCCACGGCCAACCAGGTGCTGTTCCACCTCGAAGGCCCGGCGCGCTCGCTGCTCAGCGGCGAGCGCACGGCGCTGAACTTCCTGCAGATGCTTTCGGGCGTGGCCACCCGCGCGCGCTTCCTGGCCGACCTGGTGGAAGGCACCCAGGTGCGCCTGCTCGACACCCGCAAGACCCTGCCCGGCCTGCGCCTGGCGCAGAAGTACGCGGTCACCTGCGGCGGCTGCCACAACCACCGCATCGGCCTGTACGACGCCTTCCTGATCAAGGAAAACCATATCGCCGCCAGCGGTGGCGTGGCCGAGGCCGTGGCGGCGGCGCATCGCATCGCCCCAGGCAAACCGGTGGAAATCGAGGTGGAAAGCCTGGACGAACTGCGTCAGGCGCTGGCGGCGGGGGCCGATATCGTCATGCTCGACGAACTGACCCTGGATGAGATGCGCGAAGCGGTAAGCATCACCGCCGGCAAGGCCAAGCTGGAGGCCAGCGGCGGCGTCAACGAGACCACCCTGCGGGTGATTGCCGAGACGGGGGTGGACTACATCTCGATCGGCGCGATGACCAAGGACGTGAAGGCGGTGGACCTGTCGATGCGCTTGAGCCTCTGA
- a CDS encoding DUF1631 domain-containing protein: protein MHDEGKVVPLAAAIDRGARAPSPCLPVLLLQVRDKAALQLRQGLQALFDNADDTLFEMADKASGRLDQNLYFEAMRDLRLKRKSIERGFLDTFYEAFARIGQGDGLESLVRAQTQDKPSLERSVAVQAMVDRVLSRDGFLLEQLNLRFTTLLELPVASASNPLGPGNLCGYFLDAGRNLGVGASVKMVLLKLFERYVLRDLDLLYGEASQLLASAGVLPELMPAPRRRAEDRRSIARRVPTSPAQGGLSDSAGQAFFASVQALLAPVRGRVAPRLQAAGSAQPTSTGDLLRLLTHLQHYVPAPGEPDDFNLGQQLEQLLLRVSVRSGTRRRIATDDEDTINLVDLLFAYIQGDDNLPASLRALIARLHIPVLKVALIDKGMFSRAGHPARRLLNEIAAVAIGWESDAEGLRDSLHLRVERIVQRLLNDFSDDCAVFNELLDEFLAFSQDERRRNELLEQRTRDAEEGRARTLQARQRVQRELNDRLHGRVLPQVVVQMLVQSWSQVLLLAWLKQGEGSAAWADALATVDDLLVSIAPYREPQRLLEQVPGLLKALRDGLAGIALDSAATRDFFLQLEKLHLRACGGTQEPDAALDEVWIEDDIVLAVSDESTLAPGLPFDDQEPALRQVQRLQVGTWVEVMDDDEPLRCKLVARIDSNDRLVFTNRTGMKVREWNHMGLALALRRGEVRLLDGGLLFERALEAVLEQLRGQQAQ from the coding sequence ATGCATGATGAAGGCAAGGTGGTGCCCCTGGCGGCCGCCATCGACCGGGGTGCGCGCGCGCCCTCGCCATGCCTTCCCGTGCTGCTCCTGCAGGTGCGCGACAAGGCCGCCCTGCAATTGCGCCAGGGATTGCAGGCGTTGTTCGACAATGCCGATGACACCCTGTTTGAAATGGCCGACAAGGCCAGCGGCCGCCTCGACCAGAACCTGTATTTCGAAGCCATGCGCGACTTGCGCCTCAAGCGCAAGAGCATCGAGCGGGGCTTCCTCGACACGTTCTACGAGGCCTTCGCCCGTATCGGCCAGGGCGACGGGCTCGAGTCCCTGGTCAGGGCGCAGACGCAGGACAAGCCGTCACTGGAGCGCTCGGTGGCCGTGCAGGCCATGGTCGACCGGGTGCTCTCCCGCGACGGCTTTCTGCTTGAGCAACTGAATCTGCGCTTCACCACGCTGCTGGAGCTGCCGGTGGCCAGCGCAAGCAATCCCCTGGGGCCCGGCAACCTGTGTGGCTACTTCCTGGATGCCGGGCGCAACCTGGGAGTCGGTGCCAGCGTCAAGATGGTGCTGCTCAAACTGTTCGAGCGCTACGTGCTGCGCGACCTCGACCTGCTCTACGGCGAGGCGAGCCAGTTGCTCGCCAGCGCCGGCGTGCTGCCGGAGCTGATGCCCGCCCCGCGGCGCCGCGCCGAGGACCGCCGCAGCATCGCCCGGCGCGTCCCGACCAGCCCGGCGCAGGGCGGCTTGTCCGACTCGGCCGGCCAGGCGTTCTTCGCCTCGGTGCAGGCGTTGCTGGCGCCGGTGCGTGGGCGTGTCGCGCCGCGGCTGCAGGCGGCCGGATCCGCGCAGCCGACCAGTACCGGCGACCTGCTGCGCCTGCTCACCCACCTGCAGCACTATGTGCCGGCCCCCGGCGAGCCGGATGACTTCAACCTCGGTCAGCAACTCGAGCAGCTGCTGCTGCGGGTCAGCGTGCGCAGCGGCACGCGGCGACGCATAGCCACCGACGACGAGGACACGATCAACCTGGTCGACCTGCTGTTCGCCTACATCCAGGGCGACGACAACCTGCCGGCCAGCCTCCGGGCGCTGATCGCCCGCCTGCATATCCCGGTGCTCAAGGTCGCGCTGATCGACAAGGGCATGTTCAGCCGTGCCGGCCACCCGGCGCGCCGCCTGCTCAACGAGATCGCCGCCGTGGCCATCGGCTGGGAAAGCGATGCCGAGGGACTGCGCGACAGCCTGCACCTGCGGGTCGAGCGTATTGTCCAGCGCCTGCTCAATGATTTCTCCGACGACTGCGCGGTGTTCAACGAGCTGCTCGATGAGTTTCTGGCCTTCAGCCAGGACGAGCGCCGACGCAACGAACTGCTCGAGCAGCGCACCCGTGACGCCGAGGAGGGCCGTGCCCGCACCCTGCAGGCCCGCCAGCGGGTGCAGCGGGAGTTGAACGACCGCCTGCACGGCCGGGTGCTGCCGCAGGTGGTGGTGCAGATGCTGGTGCAGTCCTGGAGCCAGGTGCTGCTGCTGGCCTGGCTGAAGCAGGGCGAGGGCTCGGCGGCCTGGGCCGACGCCTTGGCGACGGTGGACGACCTGCTGGTCAGTATTGCCCCGTACCGTGAACCGCAGCGCCTGCTGGAGCAGGTGCCGGGCCTGCTCAAGGCCCTGCGCGACGGCCTGGCGGGGATAGCGCTGGACTCCGCCGCCACCCGTGATTTCTTCCTGCAACTGGAGAAACTGCACCTGCGTGCCTGCGGTGGCACGCAGGAGCCGGATGCCGCGCTAGACGAGGTGTGGATTGAGGACGATATCGTGCTGGCGGTCAGCGACGAGTCCACCCTTGCCCCTGGCCTGCCTTTCGACGATCAAGAGCCGGCATTGCGCCAGGTGCAACGCTTGCAGGTCGGTACCTGGGTCGAAGTGATGGACGACGACGAGCCGCTGCGTTGTAAGCTGGTGGCGCGCATCGACAGCAATGATCGCCTGGTCTTCACCAACCGCACCGGCATGAAAGTGCGTGAATGGAATCACATGGGCCTGGCCCTGGCCTTGCGTCGTGGCGAGGTGCGCTTGCTGGACGGCGGCCTGCTGTTCGAGCGGGCGCTGGAGGCGGTGCTGGAGCAGTTGCGCGGGCAGCAGGCGCAGTAA
- the ampD gene encoding 1,6-anhydro-N-acetylmuramyl-L-alanine amidase AmpD, which produces MQLDRATGWFTGVSHCPSPNFNARPEGEAIALLVIHNISLPPACFGTGKVQQFFQNCLDPNEHPYFATINHLTVSAHLFVERDGAVTQFVSLLDRAWHAGVSRFGEREGCNDFSIGIELEGTDELPYTDAQYATLERLTREIRAAWPVIDAQRICGHSDIAPQRKTDPGPAFDWPRYRAALQCNEDKA; this is translated from the coding sequence ATGCAATTGGACCGTGCGACCGGCTGGTTCACCGGCGTCAGCCACTGCCCCTCGCCGAACTTCAACGCCCGCCCCGAGGGTGAGGCCATCGCGCTGCTGGTCATCCACAACATCAGCCTGCCACCCGCCTGCTTCGGTACCGGCAAAGTCCAGCAGTTCTTCCAGAACTGCCTTGACCCGAACGAGCATCCTTATTTCGCCACCATCAACCACCTGACTGTCTCGGCGCACCTGTTCGTCGAGCGCGATGGCGCGGTGACCCAGTTCGTCTCGTTGCTCGACCGTGCTTGGCATGCCGGCGTGTCGCGTTTCGGCGAGCGCGAGGGCTGCAACGATTTTTCCATCGGCATCGAGCTGGAGGGCACCGATGAACTGCCCTATACCGATGCCCAGTACGCCACCCTGGAGCGGCTGACCCGCGAGATCCGTGCGGCCTGGCCGGTGATCGACGCCCAGCGCATCTGTGGCCACAGCGATATCGCCCCGCAGCGCAAGACCGATCCGGGGCCGGCCTTCGACTGGCCGCGCTACCGGGCCGCGCTGCAATGCAACGAGGACAAGGCATGA
- the ampE gene encoding regulatory signaling modulator protein AmpE, giving the protein MSFLVLVLALWVEKFSALRQRLQRDGFYLGELVRLERSGKVHPWWTLGILVLAPVALLVLLLHVLEPVAYGLLALPVHLLVLVYSLGRGDVKAALGPFRDAWRRGDDQAALHVAERDLGLAADDPQRLIKQVQGHLLWQAYQSFFAVIFWYFLLGPGAALAYRLLALTMDHSRQPALQTLAGQLRHAMDWLPVRVMTVSFALVGNFVAVTRVMLHELLDWHVSAGHLVAKVGRVADDIPEEEDRQRGLERLDSLWELLLRCAVLWYACFALWTVLV; this is encoded by the coding sequence ATGAGTTTTCTGGTGTTGGTGCTGGCGCTGTGGGTCGAGAAGTTCTCGGCCCTGCGCCAGCGGTTGCAACGCGACGGCTTCTACCTGGGCGAACTGGTGCGCCTGGAGCGCAGCGGCAAGGTCCATCCCTGGTGGACACTGGGCATCCTGGTCCTGGCGCCGGTGGCGCTGCTCGTGCTGCTGCTGCATGTGCTGGAACCGGTGGCCTACGGCCTGCTGGCGTTGCCGGTGCACCTGCTGGTGCTGGTCTACAGCCTGGGTCGCGGCGATGTGAAGGCGGCGCTCGGGCCGTTTCGCGACGCCTGGCGCCGCGGTGACGACCAGGCCGCGCTGCACGTGGCCGAACGCGACCTGGGGCTGGCCGCCGACGATCCCCAACGCCTGATCAAGCAGGTCCAAGGCCACTTGCTGTGGCAGGCCTACCAGAGCTTCTTCGCGGTGATCTTCTGGTACTTCCTGCTGGGCCCGGGCGCGGCGTTGGCCTACCGCCTGCTGGCGCTGACCATGGACCATAGCCGCCAGCCGGCGCTGCAGACCCTGGCCGGGCAATTGCGCCATGCCATGGACTGGCTGCCGGTGCGGGTGATGACGGTGAGTTTCGCCCTGGTCGGCAATTTCGTCGCGGTGACCCGGGTGATGTTGCACGAGCTGCTCGACTGGCACGTCAGCGCCGGGCACCTGGTGGCCAAGGTCGGTCGGGTGGCCGACGACATTCCCGAGGAAGAAGACCGCCAGCGTGGCCTGGAACGCCTGGACAGCCTGTGGGAGCTGCTGCTGCGCTGCGCCGTGTTGTGGTATGCCTGCTTCGCCCTGTGGACCGTGCTGGTCTGA
- a CDS encoding methyl-accepting chemotaxis protein, giving the protein MSATAQEVARSAALAAEGAQRVNHESASGRDLVASQQGSIARLAGEIDQSVAAVNQLAGDSQAIGRVLEVIRSIAEQTNLLALNAAIEAARAGEQGRGFAVVADEVRTLARRTQDSTEEIAQMIQRLQDGVGAAVRVMGSSHQMAAGTVDEARQVQQALGNILGAVGGIVEQNQQIAAAVEQQTAVAHDIDQNIVAINRAAQDTTEGACQTEDASRALSAQVVELKRLIGAFRV; this is encoded by the coding sequence ATGAGCGCCACCGCGCAGGAGGTCGCCCGCAGCGCCGCCCTGGCCGCCGAAGGCGCGCAGCGGGTCAACCACGAGAGCGCTTCGGGCCGCGACCTGGTGGCAAGCCAGCAGGGTAGCATTGCCCGCCTGGCCGGCGAGATCGACCAGAGCGTGGCGGCGGTGAACCAGCTGGCGGGCGACAGCCAGGCCATCGGTCGGGTGCTGGAAGTGATCCGCAGCATCGCCGAGCAGACCAACCTGCTGGCCCTCAACGCCGCCATCGAGGCAGCCCGGGCCGGCGAGCAGGGCAGGGGCTTCGCGGTGGTCGCCGACGAAGTGCGGACCCTGGCCAGGCGTACACAGGACTCCACCGAAGAGATCGCGCAGATGATCCAGCGCCTGCAGGATGGCGTGGGCGCGGCGGTGCGGGTGATGGGCAGCAGCCACCAGATGGCCGCCGGCACCGTGGACGAGGCACGCCAGGTGCAACAGGCCCTGGGCAATATCCTCGGCGCGGTGGGCGGTATCGTCGAGCAAAACCAGCAGATCGCCGCCGCCGTCGAGCAGCAGACCGCCGTGGCCCACGACATCGACCAGAACATCGTGGCGATCAACCGCGCGGCACAGGACACCACCGAGGGCGCCTGTCAGACCGAGGACGCCAGCCGGGCGTTGTCGGCGCAGGTGGTGGAGCTCAAGCGGTTGATCGGGGCGTTCAGAGTGTGA
- a CDS encoding TatD family hydrolase: protein MRLIDTHTHLDFPDFDADRPRLLANAAARGVERMVVLGVFQDNFQRVWDLACANESVYAALGLHPIYLEQHRPEHLAQLRDWLERLRGDSRLCAVGEFGLDFYLPQLDPTRQQALFEAQLQLACEFELPSLLHVRRSHAQVIATLKRYKPARAGIIHAFAGSYEEAREYIKLGFKLGLGGAGTWPQALRLRKTLPRLPLDSVVLETDAPDMAPVMFPGRRNSPEHLPEITEALADVMGIEPGLLAEASSRNACEVFGWKPDTDSRRP from the coding sequence ATGCGCCTGATCGACACCCACACTCACCTCGACTTCCCCGATTTCGACGCCGACCGCCCGCGCCTGCTGGCCAACGCGGCGGCGCGCGGGGTGGAGCGCATGGTGGTGCTGGGGGTGTTCCAGGACAACTTCCAGCGGGTCTGGGACCTGGCCTGCGCCAACGAAAGCGTGTACGCGGCGCTGGGGCTGCACCCGATCTACCTCGAGCAGCACCGCCCCGAACACCTGGCGCAGCTGCGCGACTGGCTCGAGCGCTTGCGCGGCGATTCACGGCTGTGCGCGGTGGGTGAGTTCGGCCTGGACTTCTACCTGCCCCAGCTGGACCCGACGCGCCAGCAGGCGCTGTTCGAAGCCCAACTGCAACTGGCCTGCGAATTCGAGCTGCCGTCGCTGCTGCATGTGCGCCGCAGCCACGCCCAGGTGATCGCCACGCTCAAACGCTACAAGCCGGCGCGGGCGGGGATCATCCATGCCTTTGCCGGCAGCTACGAAGAGGCGCGGGAATACATCAAGCTCGGCTTCAAGCTGGGACTCGGCGGCGCCGGCACCTGGCCCCAGGCATTGCGCCTGCGCAAGACCCTGCCACGGCTACCGCTGGACAGCGTGGTGCTGGAGACCGACGCGCCGGACATGGCGCCGGTGATGTTCCCAGGGCGGCGCAACAGCCCGGAGCACCTGCCCGAGATAACCGAGGCGTTGGCCGACGTCATGGGGATCGAGCCAGGGCTGCTGGCCGAAGCCAGTAGTCGCAATGCCTGCGAGGTGTTTGGCTGGAAGCCCGACACGGATTCGCGCCGGCCATGA
- the cra gene encoding catabolite repressor/activator, giving the protein MKLSDIARLAGVSVTTASYVINGKAEQQRISNSTVERVRAVVEAHGFTPNPQAAGLRSRHTRTLGFILPDLENPSYARIAKQLEQGARARGYQLLIASSDDQPDSERQLQQLFRARRCDALFVASCLPPEDDSYRELQAKGLPVIAIDRRLDPAHFCSVISDDRDASRQLAQSLLKTRPRSIALIGARPELSVSQARAGGFDEALQGFDGDVRRYQGEAFSRECGQRLMQQLIDELGGLPDALVTTSYVLLQGVFDTLQARPEDSRELQLGTFGDNQLLDFLPLPVNAMAQQHGLIAATALELALAAIEDKRYEPGVHAIGRTFKQRIAKA; this is encoded by the coding sequence GTGAAACTCAGCGATATCGCCCGTCTGGCCGGTGTGTCCGTGACCACCGCCAGCTACGTCATCAATGGCAAGGCCGAACAGCAGCGCATCAGCAACAGCACCGTCGAGCGCGTGCGTGCGGTGGTCGAGGCCCACGGCTTTACGCCCAACCCCCAGGCCGCCGGCCTGCGCAGCCGCCACACGCGCACCCTGGGCTTCATTCTCCCGGATCTGGAGAACCCCAGCTACGCCCGCATCGCCAAGCAACTGGAGCAAGGCGCCCGCGCCCGTGGCTACCAGCTGCTGATCGCCAGCAGCGACGACCAGCCCGACAGCGAACGCCAGTTGCAGCAGCTGTTCCGCGCCCGCCGCTGCGATGCGCTGTTCGTCGCCAGCTGCCTGCCGCCGGAGGACGACAGCTACCGCGAGCTGCAGGCCAAGGGCCTGCCGGTGATCGCCATTGACCGACGCCTGGACCCGGCGCATTTCTGCTCGGTGATCAGCGACGACCGCGACGCCAGCCGCCAGCTGGCCCAGAGCCTTTTGAAAACCCGCCCGCGCAGCATCGCCCTGATCGGCGCCCGCCCCGAGCTGTCGGTGAGCCAGGCCCGCGCCGGTGGCTTCGACGAGGCCCTGCAAGGCTTCGACGGCGACGTGCGGCGCTACCAGGGCGAGGCCTTCAGCCGTGAATGCGGCCAGCGCCTGATGCAGCAACTGATCGACGAACTGGGCGGTCTGCCGGATGCCTTGGTGACCACCTCCTACGTGCTGCTGCAGGGCGTGTTCGACACCCTCCAGGCGCGCCCTGAGGATTCCCGTGAGCTGCAACTGGGCACCTTCGGCGACAACCAGTTGCTCGACTTCCTGCCGCTGCCGGTCAACGCCATGGCCCAGCAGCACGGCCTGATCGCCGCCACCGCGCTGGAACTGGCCCTGGCCGCCATCGAGGACAAGCGCTACGAGCCCGGTGTGCACGCCATCGGCCGCACCTTCAAGCAACGGATCGCCAAGGCCTGA
- the ptsP gene encoding phosphoenolpyruvate--protein phosphotransferase translates to MLELAVEQIAMGQRAADKGEALALLADRLVADGLVAEGYLAGLQAREAQGSTFLGQGIAIPHGTPQTRALVYATGVRLLQFPDGVDWGDGQIVYLAIGIAARSDEHLRLLQLLTRALGETDLAEALRRASSAEALLKLLQGAPRELALDAQLVGLNLAAEDFDELAWRGARLLQRGGCADSGFAAVLQQTEPLPLGEGLWWLHSEREVRQPGLAFVTPQQPLRYRDQPLNGLFCLASLGAAHQALLERLCEVLIEGRGQMLYQATSSRAVLEVLGGEAPADWPSARVVLANAHGLHARPAKALAQLAKGFEGEIRIRLHDSAQPAVSVKSLSKLLSLGARRGQVLELIAEPGVAADALPVLLAAIEQGLGEEVEPLPQTAAVEPPPIETLQAPAPGSTLQGVAAAPGIASGPAHVCVEREIDYPLRGESPGQERARLRVAIDKVHADLQALVQRSDKAIGEIFITHQEMLADPALTDDVEVRLAQGESAAAAWMAVIESAARQQEALHDTLLAERAADLRDIGRRVLAQLCGVQTVVEPEQPYVLVMAEVGPSDVARLDPARVAGIVTAQGGATAHSAIVARALGIPAVVGAGAAVLLLENGTPLLLDGQRGQVEVAPPEARLQRALAERDARERRLQIAWANRHEPALTRDGHAVEVFANIGESSGIGKVVEQGAEGVGLLRTELIFMAHPQLPDVATQEAEYRRVLDGLGGRPLVVRTLDVGGDKPLPYWPIAAEENPFLGVRGVRLTLQRPQVMEDQLRALLRAADNRPLRIMFPMVGQLHEWRAAKAMVERLRQEVPVADLQVGIMVEVPSAALLAPQLAREVDFFSIGTNDLTQYTLAIDRGHPSLSAQADGLHPAVLNLIDMTVRAAHAQGKWVGVCGELAADPQAVAVLLGLEVDELSVAARSIPEVKALVRQADLSTARALAREALQQDSAEAVRALVERY, encoded by the coding sequence ATGCTCGAGCTTGCCGTGGAGCAGATTGCCATGGGCCAGCGTGCCGCCGACAAGGGCGAGGCACTGGCGTTGCTGGCCGATCGACTGGTTGCCGATGGCTTGGTCGCCGAGGGCTACCTGGCGGGGCTGCAGGCCAGGGAGGCGCAGGGCTCGACCTTCCTCGGCCAGGGTATCGCCATCCCCCACGGCACGCCGCAGACCCGCGCGCTGGTGTACGCCACCGGTGTGCGTCTGCTGCAGTTCCCCGATGGCGTGGACTGGGGCGACGGCCAGATCGTCTACCTGGCCATTGGCATCGCCGCCCGCTCCGATGAACACCTGCGTCTGCTGCAGTTGCTGACCCGTGCCTTGGGCGAAACCGACCTGGCCGAGGCGCTGCGCCGGGCCAGCTCCGCCGAGGCGCTGCTCAAACTGCTGCAGGGCGCGCCGCGCGAGCTGGCGCTGGATGCCCAACTGGTCGGCCTCAACCTGGCGGCGGAAGATTTCGACGAGCTGGCCTGGCGCGGCGCCCGCCTGTTGCAACGCGGCGGCTGTGCCGACAGCGGCTTTGCCGCCGTGCTGCAGCAGACCGAGCCGCTGCCGCTGGGCGAAGGCCTGTGGTGGCTGCACAGTGAACGCGAGGTGCGTCAACCGGGCCTGGCCTTCGTTACTCCACAGCAGCCACTGCGTTACCGCGACCAGCCGCTCAATGGCCTGTTCTGCCTGGCCAGCCTCGGCGCCGCCCACCAGGCATTGCTCGAGCGCTTGTGCGAGGTGCTGATCGAGGGCCGTGGGCAGATGCTCTACCAGGCCACCAGCAGCCGCGCCGTGCTCGAAGTGCTCGGCGGCGAGGCGCCCGCCGACTGGCCCAGCGCTCGGGTGGTGCTGGCCAACGCCCATGGCCTGCATGCGCGTCCGGCCAAGGCGCTGGCGCAGTTGGCCAAGGGCTTCGAGGGCGAGATCCGCATCCGCCTGCATGATAGCGCCCAGCCCGCCGTCTCGGTGAAGAGCCTGAGCAAGCTGCTGAGCCTCGGCGCTCGCCGTGGCCAGGTGCTGGAACTGATCGCCGAACCTGGCGTTGCCGCCGATGCCTTGCCGGTGCTGCTGGCCGCCATCGAGCAGGGGTTGGGCGAGGAGGTCGAGCCCTTGCCGCAAACGGCAGCTGTGGAGCCGCCACCCATCGAAACCCTCCAGGCTCCGGCGCCCGGCAGCACCCTGCAGGGTGTCGCGGCCGCGCCGGGCATTGCCAGTGGCCCGGCCCATGTGTGCGTCGAGCGCGAGATCGACTACCCGCTGCGCGGCGAGTCGCCGGGCCAGGAGCGCGCCCGGTTGCGAGTGGCCATCGACAAGGTGCACGCCGACCTGCAGGCCCTGGTGCAACGCAGCGACAAGGCCATCGGCGAAATCTTCATCACCCACCAGGAAATGCTGGCCGATCCGGCCCTGACCGATGATGTCGAGGTGCGCCTGGCCCAGGGCGAGAGCGCCGCCGCCGCGTGGATGGCGGTGATCGAGAGCGCCGCCCGCCAGCAGGAGGCGCTGCACGACACGCTGCTGGCCGAGCGCGCCGCCGACCTGCGCGATATCGGTCGCCGTGTGCTGGCCCAGTTGTGTGGCGTGCAGACGGTGGTCGAGCCCGAGCAGCCCTACGTGCTGGTGATGGCCGAGGTGGGCCCGTCCGATGTGGCGCGCCTGGACCCGGCGCGGGTCGCCGGCATCGTCACCGCCCAGGGCGGCGCCACGGCCCACAGCGCGATCGTCGCCCGGGCGCTGGGCATCCCGGCGGTGGTCGGGGCCGGCGCGGCCGTGCTGCTGCTGGAGAACGGCACGCCACTGCTGCTCGATGGCCAGCGCGGGCAGGTCGAGGTCGCGCCGCCCGAGGCCCGCTTGCAAAGGGCGCTGGCCGAGCGTGATGCCCGCGAGCGGCGCTTGCAGATCGCCTGGGCCAACCGCCATGAGCCGGCCCTGACCCGCGACGGCCACGCCGTCGAAGTGTTCGCCAACATCGGCGAAAGCAGCGGCATCGGCAAAGTCGTCGAACAGGGCGCCGAAGGCGTCGGCCTGCTGCGCACCGAGCTGATTTTCATGGCCCACCCGCAACTGCCCGATGTGGCCACCCAGGAGGCCGAGTACCGCCGGGTGCTCGACGGCCTGGGCGGGCGCCCGCTGGTGGTGCGCACCCTTGATGTGGGCGGCGACAAGCCCTTGCCGTACTGGCCGATCGCGGCGGAAGAGAACCCGTTCCTCGGCGTGCGCGGCGTGCGCCTGACCCTGCAACGCCCGCAAGTGATGGAAGACCAGCTGCGGGCCCTGCTGCGCGCAGCGGACAATCGCCCGCTGCGCATCATGTTCCCCATGGTCGGTCAGCTCCATGAATGGCGTGCCGCCAAGGCCATGGTCGAGCGGCTGCGCCAGGAGGTTCCAGTGGCCGACCTGCAGGTGGGCATCATGGTCGAGGTACCGTCGGCCGCCCTGCTGGCGCCGCAGTTGGCCCGCGAGGTGGACTTCTTCAGCATTGGCACCAACGACCTGACCCAGTACACCCTGGCTATCGACCGTGGCCACCCGAGCCTCTCGGCCCAGGCCGACGGCCTGCACCCCGCGGTGCTCAACCTGATCGACATGACCGTGCGCGCCGCCCATGCCCAGGGCAAGTGGGTTGGCGTGTGCGGCGAACTGGCGGCCGATCCGCAGGCCGTCGCCGTGCTGCTGGGCCTGGAGGTGGACGAGCTGAGCGTCGCCGCCCGCAGCATCCCTGAAGTCAAGGCTCTGGTACGCCAGGCCGACCTTTCGACGGCCCGCGCCCTGGCGCGCGAGGCCCTGCAACAAGACAGCGCCGAGGCAGTCCGGGCGCTGGTGGAGCGTTACTGA